TTTCTGAGTCCGCGTGCGGCGGCGGCGGCCGCATCGGATGAAATCGCGACTGCGGTCGCGTGGCTTGCCGCGCGGCGGATCGGCGCGTTAATCGTGATCGAGCAGGACGACGGGCTGGGCGATTTCGTCGAAAGCGGGCGCACGCTCGACGCGAGGGTATCGCCGGAATTGCTCGAGACGATTTTCATGCGTGGATCGCCGTTGCACGATGGCGCGGTGATCATCGATGGATCGCAGATTCTGGCGGCGGCGTGTCTGCTGCCGCTGTCGAGCAATCCCAACGTGAGCCTGTCGCTCGGCACGCGGCATCGCGCGGCGATCGGCATGACCGAGGACACGGACGCGGTGGTGCTGGTGGTATCGGAGGAGGACGGCACGATCTCGATTGCGCGCGGCGGATTGCTGCGGCGCGGGCTGGAGGCGTCCGAGGTGCTGGCGACGCTCCGCAGATTGCCGGCGTAGCGCGAATCGAGCGGCGACGATTGTCATCACGATGCGAATCGCGAATCTGAAAAAATGGATCGGACTCGGCCGCGGCGGAGTTTTCCGTTTCAGCGAGACGGGATTGCGCGTGCTTTCGATCGCGCTTGCGATCGGGCTGTGGGTTTTCGTCAATGCCGGCGAGCGCGGTTCGGTGATGCCGCTGACCGTGCCGATCAGTTATCGCTCGCTGCCGGCCGGGTTGGCGATCATGAACCATCCGCCGGATTTCGTGACGATCGAAGTCGCGGGGCCGCGCACGCTGCTTTCGCTGCTCGAGCCGGAGCGCCTGTCGCTGCGCCTCGATTTGCGCGGCGTCGCGCCGGGCCAATCCGATTTCAAAATTTACCCCGCGATGTTCAATGTGCCGCGCCAGACCAGCGTTACGCGCATCTCGCCCGATCAGCTTTCGCTCGATATCGATCGATTGGTCAGCCGCGACGTGCCGGTGAAGGTTGCGCTCGAAGGGAAGGTCGCGGATGGATTCAAGATTTCGGCGGTCGAGGTTCGTCCGCCGACGGTGTCGATCAACGGCCCGGGCCGCTACGTATCGCAAGTGACGCAGGTCGAGACGCAGCCCTTCGACGTCAAGGGACTTAGCGCCGACATCGAGCGCTCGATCGAACTCGCGGGCTGGAATCCGGCGGTCCGCTACTCGGTCACGCGGGTCGAGGCGCGCGTGGAAGTCGGCGAGCAGATCGCCGATCGTGAGTTTAAAGGGGTGAAGGTGGAAGTGAAGGATCCCGATTACAGATTTCGCGTCGATCCGAAGCAGGCGACGCTGACGATTCGCGGGCCGAGGCTCAAGCTCTCGAGCCTCGACGCGAAGGGAATCGCATACGTCGATGCAAAAGGCATGATGCCAGGGTCGCATGAGCTGCCGCTGCAGATCGCGTTGCCGGACGGGATGCAGTTGGTGCATCAATCGCCCGACAAAGTTAGACTGCGGGTTTATCGCGAGAGGCTGACGATTAGCGCCGATGAGCAACATCCATCATAAACTGTTCGGCACCGACGGCGTGCGCGGCGTCGCCAACCAGGAACCGATGACGTCGGAGACCGCGCTGCGGTTGGGCCGCGCGCTCGCGTTCGTGTTCCGCAATTCGCGCGGACGCCATCGCCGGATCCTGATCGGCAAGGACACGCGGCTGTCGGGCTACATGATCGAGACCGCGCTCGAATCGGGCATCTGCTCGATGGGCGTTGACGTGTGGCTGGTGGGGCCGCTGCCGACGCCCGGGATCGCATTTCTTACGCGGAGCATGCGCGCGGACGCGGGCGTCGTGATTTCGGCGTCGCACAATCCGTTTCAGGACAACGGGATCAAATTTTTCTCGCGCGAGGGATTCAAACTCGACGACGAAACCGAGTGCAGGATCGAGGACCTGGTGTTCGACGACGGCGAACTCGGCAAGTATCGCGCGCGCGCCGACGATATCGGCAAGGCGGCGCGAATCGAAGACGCGCTCGGCCGCTACCTGGTATTCCTGAAGAACTGCCTGCCGCGTTCGCTCACGTTCGAGGGCCTCAAGATCGCGATCGATTGCGCCAACGGCGCGGCCTACAGGGTCGGTCCTGAGGCGCTCGAAGAACTCGGCGCCGACGTGCTGCCTATGGCGGTCGATCCCGACGGGAAGAATATCAATCTCGATTGCGGCGCGGTTCATCTCGACGCGATCCGGAAAAAGGTGATCGCCGACGGCGCCAACGTCGGAATCGCGCTCGACGGCGACGGCGACCGCGTGATGTTGATCGACGAGCGCGGCGGAGTTTTCGACGGCGACGACATCATGGCGTTGCTCGCGCGGAGCATGGCGGCGGAGGGGCGGCTGGCCGGCAACACTGTCGTCGCCACCGTGATGAGCAATTTCGGACTCGAACTGGCGTTGCGCGAGGCCGGACTCAAGCTGGTGCGCACCGAGGTCGGCGATCCGGCGGTAGCGCGCGAGATGCGGCAGAATTCGTACAATCTCGGCGGCGAACAATCCGGCCACGTCATCCTGATGGATCATTCGACCACCGGCGACGGGCTGATCAGCGCGATGCTGGTGCTGGCGCAGATGGCGGAGAGTGGCAAGCCGCTGAGCGAACTGCGCGCGATGCATCGCGTACCGCAGGTGCTGGAAAACGTGCCGGTCAAGGATCGCGTGCCGCTCGCGGAGATGCCAAAGGTGCAGCGGTTGATCGAAGACGCCGAGCATCGGCTCGCAGGCAACGGCCGCCTCCTGGTGCGATACTCGGGCACGGAGATGCTGGCGCGAGTGATGGTCGAGGGCGAGGACGCCGCGCAAATCAAGACTATCGCGCACGAGATCGGCGACGCGATCAAGCATCACGCGGGCGCGCGCTGAGCGGATCGATCGCTAGCGTTTGAGCTTCGAGCGCTTCGTCCGTGTCGTTCGCGGCGTCGAGCCGAGCGCCTTAAGATACGCCTTGACGGCGCGCGTCAGCCCCATGTAGAGCGCGTCGCAAATGAGCGCGTGGCCGATCGAGACTTCCTGCAATCCTCTAATCGCTTTCGCATAGGCCGGGAGATTTTTCAGATCGAGATCGTGGCCGGCGTTGATGCCCAGTCCGATGCTTCTCGCAAAGCGCGCCGCCTCGCGATGCGCCCGCAAGATCGATTCTCCTTCGGCGGTGCCGAACGCCTCGGCATACGGCCCGGTGTAGAGTTCGATGCGATCGGCGCCGAGTTCGCGCGCGCGTTCGATCTGAGGCGGCTCCGGCTCCATGAAGAGGCTGGTTCGAATCCCTTCGCCGCGCAGGCTTTGCAGCACGTCGCGCAGCCAATCGCCGCCTTCGGTCAGTTTCCAGCCGGCGCTTGAAGTGAGCGCATCGGGCGGGTCCGGCACCAGCGTGGCTTGCGCCGGCTTGACGCTTCGCACGAGCTTGAGAAACTCAGGACTCGGGTATCCTTCGATGTTGAATTCGACCGGGAGCATCGCGGCCAGGTCGAGCACGTCCTGGCGCGTGATGTGGCGCGCGTCGGGCCGCGGATGAACCGTGATGCCGTGGCATCCGGCGGCGATGCAGGCCGTGGCCGCGTCGAGCACGCTCGGACGCTTGCCGCCGCGCGCATTTCTGAGCAGCGCGATTTTGTTGAGATTGACGCTGAGCCGGATCATCGTTGCGGTCGTCAGAGCGGTGTGATTGCGCGATCGAAAAGTATCAGAGCGCGATGATCCAAGCACTATCACGCGCCGAATTCGAGTCGCTCTGCTAAGATTTGGCGCGACAGGTTGAATCGATGATTCTGCTCAATGGCGCCGAAAGCCGCGAACTCGATCGCATCAGCCAGGAAACGTACGGCATCGACTCGTACCTGTTGATGACGCGCGCCGGCGAAAGCGTTGCCGACGCGCTGGTCGAGAAATTTTCCGAATCGATCGCCGACGTGATGGTGGTCGCGGGCAAAGGCAACAATGGCGGCGATGGGTTCGTCGCGGGGCGGCGACTCTGCGAGGCCGGATTCAACGCGCGTGCGATTCTGCTCGGGCGTGGCGCAGATCTGAAGGGTGACGCGGCGCGGGCATACCGGGATTTTCGCGAAGGGGGCGGCGCAGTTATAGAAGCGCTCGATGAATCGACGCTCGAGGCGGCGTTCAAACCGCGGCCCAGCGCTGTGATCGATGCGATCTTCGGCACCGGCCTGAATGCAGAAGTACGAGGCATCGCGCATCGCGCGATCTCGATCATCAATTCGCTCGAAGTTCCGATCGTCGCGGTCGATATTTCTTCAGGCGTGAATGCCGACACGGGTGCGGTGATGGGCATCGCGGTCCAGGCGGCGCTGACGGTGACATTCGGCTTCGCAAAATTCGGCCACGTATCCTATCCAGGCGCGGGCGCGAGCGGCGAACTCAGGATCATCGATATCGGATTCGCGAAAGGAGCGCTCGATGAAATCGCACCGCAAGGACGATTTATCGAAGCGGGCGACGTCCGCCCGCTGATTCGTCGACGGCCCGAAAATTCGCACAAGGGTATGTATGGGCATCCGCTGGTGATAGCGGGTAGCCGCGGCAAGTCGGGCGCGGTGCTGCTCGCCTCGCGCGCGGCGCTGCGGACTGGCGCAGGCCTTGTCACCGCCGCCGTACCGCAAACAGTTCAGCCGATCGTCGCGGCGGGGCAGGCGGAACTGATGACCGAGGCGATCGCAGATCGCGACGGCCATTTCGACGGCGCGCACGCAATCGATGCTTTGAGAATAATCGTCAAGGGCAAAGACTCGCTGATCGTCGGGCCGGGAATGGGAGTCAGCGACGATACGAAGTTGCTAATCGAGTGGCTAATCACCGAAGCGTCGGAGCCGAACCTGCCGATTCTGATCGATGCGGACGGATTGAACGCGCTCGCCGAAATTGGATGCGATTTTGCGCGGCGCGCGCGCGGCCCGATCGTGCTCACGCCGCATCCGGGGGAAGCTTCGCGACTGCTCGGCGAAAGCACCGCCGCGGTGAACGGCGATCGCATTTCGGCGGCGCGGAGAATCGCGCAACGAACCGGCGCATGCGTGATGATCAAGGGCGCGAGGTCGGTGATCGCATCGTTGCAAGGTATCGTTTTGATCAACTCGTCGGGGAATCCCGGCATGTCCACGCCCGGGATGGGCGACGCGCTTTGCGGAATCGTCGGCGCGCTGCTCGCGCAGTCGCGATCCGCCGCGAATCCGCGCGCACCGCTCGATGCACTTGCGCTCGGCGTGTTTCTGCATGGCTATGCGGCCGATCGAGTCGCCGCGCGGATCGGTCGCGTCGGCTACATCACCGGTGACTTGATCGACGAGTTGCCCGCGGCGATCGAAGCAATTGCGCGTTAACTCCGTTGTGGTAAGTTAGGTTCGATGGTCGATGCCGCGACAGAGAGCGCGAGCTTCACGTTCGTGATCGAAAGCCGCTCGCCGCACGAAACCAAGTCGTGGGGACGGCGCCTCGCTTCACTGCTCGAAGGCGGCGAGTTGCTAGGGCTGATCGGCGACCTCGGCAGTGGCAAGACCTGCTTCATCAAGGGGCTCGCGAGCGGGCTCAACCTGCGCGAGGAAGATATCCTGAGCCCGACCTTCACGATGATCCAGGAGCATCGCGGGCGCCTGCCGCTTTTTCACATCGATCTGTACCGCCTCGAGGAAGCGGGCCTCGACGACTTAGGCCTCCGCGAATACCTGTTTTCCGACGGTATCGCCGCGGTCGAATGGTTCGAGCGCTTGCGCGGTTCGAGCGGACTCGAATCGCTCTCGGTGAGAATCAGCTATGCCGGCGCGAACGCCCGCCGAATCGAATTCAGCGCCGCCGACGTGCGCCACGCGTCGATTATTACCAAGCTGAAAACTCGATTCTCCTGAGCCCGCGGGCGCTCAGGCGACCGCACCGGCCCCGCGAGGGCTTGGTTTGCGCCTCCACTTCCGGACATAATGTTCGTTTACTTCGATTTTTCGTACTGAAGGTGCATTTTCGTTGGCGTTGATCGTTCAAAAATACGGAGGAACCTCGGTCGGATCGATCGACCGAATCAAGGCAGTCGCTGCGCGGATCGCGAAGTCGCGCGATCGCGGCGATCGATTAGTGGTCGTCGTCTCGGCGATGGCGGGCGAAACCAATCGGCTGTTCAAGCTCGCGTCGGAACTCTGCGAACAGCCCGATGTGCGCGAGACTGATGTCCTGGTCGCGACCGGCGAGCAGGTCTCGGCGGCGCTGCTCTCGATTCGGTTGCAATCGCTCGGCTACCCGGCGGTTTCGTTTCTCGGCTTTCAGATGAATCTCGCGACCGACTCGAATCACGGCCGCGCGCGAATCAAATCAGTGCATTGCGATCGGGTGAAACGCGCGCTCGACGGCGGGCGCATCGTCGTAGTCGCCGGTTACCAGGGCGTGAACTCGGAAGGCGATATCACGACGCTCGGGCGCGGCGCGTCGGACCTGACTGCGGTGGCGCTGGCGGCCGCTCTCAAAGCGGACGCGTGCGAAATCTACACCGACGTGGACGGCGTCTATACCGCCGATCCGCGAGTTTGTCCCAAGGCGCAAAAGCTCGGCCGAATCTCCTATGACGAGATGCTCGAGATGGCGGGACTCGGCGCGAAAGTGCTGCAGCTTCGATCGGTCGAACTCGCGCGCCGCTACAACGTACCGCTGGTCGTGCGCTCGAGTTTCAACGAAGCGGAAGGAACCTGGGTCGGCCAGGAGGATAAGTCGATGGAAGACGTACTCGTTTCGGGCGTAACGCTCGATCAGAACCAGAGCAAGGTTACGATCGCCGGGGTCGAGGATCGGCCGGGACTGGCGGCGCGAATTTTCGTCCCGATCGCGGAGGCGGGAATCGTCGTCGATATGATCATTCAAAACGCCAGCGCCGACGGGCGCACCGACATGACGTTCACCGTCGGACGCGAGGATTTGCAGCGCACGCTCGATCTGACGCGCCGCGTCGCGGAGGAAATTGGCGCGGCAGGCGTGCGGCATCAAGATCAGACCGCGAAAGTGTCGGTGGTCGGACTCGGGATGCGCTCGCACGCGGGCGTCGCGGCGCGGATGTTCCAGGTGCTCGCCAACGAACGGATCAATATCGAGATGATTGCGACCTCGGAGATCAAAGTCTCGGTGGTGGTGAATTCCAAATACGGCGAACTCGCGATGCGTGCGCTGCACGACGCGTTTATCAACGGCGCCGCGAATGCCGCGCCGGCGGAGACGGTTTAGTTCGATGGCGGATGCCAAACATATCCAGGTTTACGACACGACGCTGCGCGACGGATGCCAATCGGAAGACGTCTCGCTGACAGTCGAGGACAAGGTCACTATCGCCGAGCGGCTGGACGAACTCGGAATCGACTACGTCGAAGGCGGATGGCCGGGATCGAACGATCGCGACGCGGCGTTCTTCAAGGAAATCAAAAAGAGCAAGCTCAGGCACGCGAAGATCGCGGCGTTCGGCTCGACGCGGCGGGCCGGCATCAAGGCGGCGGCGGATCGCAACCTGCAACTGCTGCTGCGAGCCGAAACTCCGGTCGCGACGGTGGTCGGCAAGACCTGGGATCTGCACGTGCGCGAGGCGCTCAGAATCAGCAATCAGGAAAATCTCGAAATTCTGAACGATACGATCGCGTTCCTGAAGAAAAATTTCGATCAAGCCCTCTTCGACGCCGAGCATTTTTTCGACGGCTACTTCGCGAATCCCGAGTTTGCGCTGGCATGCCTGCGCGCCGTCGATGACGCGGGCGTCACGCTGATCGCGCTCTGCGATACCAACGGCGGACGGCTGCCGCATGAAATCGAAGCCGCAGTAACGGCCGCGCGCGCAGCAGTAAATTGTCCGATCGGGATTCATTGCCACAACGACTCGGAGGTTGCGGTCGCGAACACGCTGGCCGGTGTGCATGCTGGCGCGGTTCAGGTGCAGGGCACGATCAACGGCTTCGGCGAGCGATGCGGCAACGCGAACCTGATTTCGATCATCGCGAATCTGCAGCTCAAACTCGGCTATCACTGCGTGCCGCCGGCCAAGGTGAAAACTCTCCGCGAAGTATCGCGGCTGGTGTACGAGCTGGCGAATATCACGCCGTTCGCGAGACAACCTTACGTTGGCCGGAGCGCGTTCGCACACAAGGGCGGCCTGCACGTCTCGGGAATCCAGCGCAACACGAAAACCTATGAACATCTCGATCCGGAGCTGGTCGGCAACGATCGGCGCGTGCTGCTGTCGGAGCTCTCGGGACGCGCGAATATCGTGTACAAGGCCAAGGAATTCGGGCTCCAGATCGATCCCTCGAACGAGAAAATCGGCGTGCTGCTCGAAGAGCTGAAGCGGCTCGAAGCGCAGGGCTATACCTACGACGGCGCCGACGCGTCGTTTGAACTACTGATGCTCAGGACGCTCGGGATGACGCGCGAGCATTTCAACTTCGTCAGTTTTCGCGTGTTCGACGACAAATGGCACGAGGAGCAGGCGCCGTTCAGCGAGGCGGTGATCGTGCTTGAAGGGCCCGACGGCGCGCGCACCCGCAACTCCGCGATCGGCAACGGTCCCGTCAACGCGATGGACTCTGCGCTGCGCGCCGCGCTCGTTCCGTACTATCCTAATCTGGAAAAGATGCAGCTCGTCGATTACAAGGTCCGCGTGCTCGATAACGGCGTCGGCACCGAAGCGCGCGTGCGCGTACTGATCGAATCGACCGACGGCAAGCGGCGCTGGGGCACGGTCGGGCTGTCGAGCAACGTGGTCGAGGCGAGCTGGCAGGCGCTGGTTGACTCGATCGAGTACAAGCTGCACAAGGATAACGTGAAGCCGCGATCGAGACCCGCTGCGCCGAAGCTCAACGGCGCGCATCCGCGGTCGAAGGCGGCTGCGATAAACCAGGTGTCCGCGGCGAAGGTCTAGTTCCCCGCGGGCGCCAGAAGAGGCACGTGCGCATGGGTGTTATCAGCCGAATGAGGGAAGACATCCAGGCGGTGTTCGACCGCGACCCGGCCGCGCGCACCGGGCTCGAAGTCGCGCTCGCGTATCCCGGCCTGCACGCGATCTGGTTTCATCATCTCGCGCACTGGTTGTGGGAGCATCAATTGAAGCTGCTCGGCCGGCTGCTGAGCGAAATAACGCGCTGGATAACGGGAATCGAGATTCATCCCGGCGCAAAAATCGGCCGCCGGCTGTTCATCGATCACGGAATGGGCGTCGTGATCGGCGAGACTACCGAAATCGGCGACGATGTCCTCATCTATCAGGGTGTGACGCTCGGCGGCACCAGTCTAAAGAAAGAGAAGCGCCACCCGACGCTCGAAGATCACGTGATGGTCAGCGCCGGCGCGTCGGTGATCGGGCCGGTGCGAATCGGCGAGGGCAGCCGTATCGGCGCGGGCGCGGTCGTGGTGTCGTCAGCGCCGCCGTATTCGACCATCGTCGGCATCCCGGGGAAAATCATCGAGGGCGACAGCGCGCGCCACGAAGTGATGGAACTCGATCACGCGAAATTGCCCGACCCGGTCGCGCGCGCGATCAGCAACGTCGTCGAGAAGCTCAATCGGATGGGCGCGCGGATGGAAGAAATCGAGGAGCGGCAGGATTGCCTCGAGGACAAAGTCAGCGAGCATCATCCACCGACGCCCGAACAGATCCTCGCCAACAAGGTCTGACGCTACAGTTTGTGGCCGAAGCCGGCGCCCATCGCGTATTCGTGCGGGCTCTCGATTAGGCGTCCGCCGAGAATTCGCTCGATTCCGAACGACCCGGAATCGAACGACGTTGGCGCGCACGTTTGCGTGGATTCCCGAAGCTTCCGCCCCGGCGCCGGTCGGCTCGCGCGAACCGCGCCTGCTACCCCGCCTTTTTCCATTGTTCCGGGTGAGATAAGTTAAATGGTTCTCTGCTAACCTATCAAACGGTCAATGGCGATTTATCTCGATCATAATGCCGGCGCTCCACTTCGGCCCGAAGCGGCCGCCGCGATTGCGCGCTTCGCCGCAGAGGCGCACGGGAATCCATCTTCGGCGCATCGCAGCGGCCAGCGCGCGCGACGGATGCTCGAGCAGGCGCGCGCGCAGGTCGCGTCGTTGATCGGCGCGCAGCCTAAGCAGATGGTGTTTACCAGCGGCGGTACCGAGTCGAATAATTTTGCGATCTTCGGCGCGATCGCCACTGCGGGCAATCGCCGCAAGGTGATCTCGTCGGCGATCGAGCATTCGTCGATTCTTGGCTCCCTGAACGAACTCGAGCGGCGCGGTTTCGAGACTGTTCGCATCGCGCCCGACTTAGACGGCCGAATCGATCCTGCACAAATTGCCGCAGCGCTCGATCGAAATACGGCGCTGGTGACGCTCGGCCTCGCCAATTCTGAAGTCGGAACGATTCAGGATCTAGCGCAGCTCGCGCGCCACGTTCGCGATGCGGGCGCTGTCTTTCATATCGATGCGGCCCAGGCGGCCGGGCGAATTCCGATCGACGTCGATGCGCTCGGATGCGATCTCATAACGATCAGCGGGCACAAGCTTGGCGCGCCAGCCGGAATCGGCGCGGTTTACACCCGCGATGCCGCCCGCGTCGCGCCGGTGATGCTCGGTGGTCCGCAGGAAAACGGACTTCGCGCCGGCACGCCGAATCTGCTCGGCGCGATCGCATTCGGCGCGGTCGCCGACGCGGCTCGCGATGCGATGGCAACTGAGTCAGCACGTATCGCGGTGCTGGCTGCGTCGCTGTATTCGCGTCTCGGCGAAGCGATTTCTGGTTTGAAGTTGAACGGCTCGATGTCGAGCAGAATCCCGAACACGCTGAATCTCACTTTTCCGGGTGTGCTCGGCGAGAGCATGCTGATTGCGCTCGACCTGGAAGGAGTCGAAGTATCGATGGGTTCCGCGTGCGCGGCGGGTGCGGTCGAACCGTCGCACGTGTTGCTCGCGATGCGGCGTAGCGTCGCCGATGCCCGCAGTTCGCTCAGAATCAGCCTCGGCTGGAATACCAGTGCGGACGAAATCGAGCAGGCAGCGCAGATTATTCCGCGGGTGTGGCGGCGCGTTGCGGCCGCCGAGCCTGCGCTCGAGGCGCGAGCAGGATGAGCGCGCGTGTGATCGTCGCGATGTCCGGCGGAGTGGACAGTTCGGTCGCCGCCGCAATGCTCTGTGAGCAGGGCTACGATGTCGTCGGTATCGCGATGCGTCTCGCATCGGAGCCCGCGACGCACATCGCGAAGCGCCGCGGTACTTGCTGCTCGCACGACGACTTCGAAGATGCGCGCCGGGTCGCCGAGCGGATGGATTTCCCCTTCTACGTGATCGATTTGCGCGCGGATTTCAACGCCCGCGTGATCGACAATTTTGTGTCCGAATATCTGGGTGGCCGAACGCCGAATCCATGCGTGATGTGCAACCGCGAGATCAAGTTCGATCGGTTGTGGAGCCGGGCGCGCGCGCTCGACGCCGATTATATCGCGACCGGGCACTACGCACGCATTCATCGCGACGATCGCGGCACGTTTCATTTGCTGCGCGCGGCCGACGACGCCAAGGATCAATCGTATTTTCTTTTCTCGCTCGGCCAGGCTGAATTGTCACGCACGATTTTTCCGCTCGGCAATATGACCAAGGCCGAAGTGCGTGCCCGCGCGCGCGAGTTGGGTCTCGCGACCGCGGACAAGCCCGAGAGCCAGGAAATTTGTTTTGTGCCCGACGGCGACTATGCGCGCTTCGTCGAGCGCAACAGCGCTCCCGCCGCGATTCGAACCGGCCGAATCGTCGATGCAGAGGGCAGGGCGCTCGCCTCGCACGACGGATTGCATCGTTTCAC
The DNA window shown above is from Candidatus Binatus sp. and carries:
- the mnmA gene encoding tRNA 2-thiouridine(34) synthase MnmA, with product MSARVIVAMSGGVDSSVAAAMLCEQGYDVVGIAMRLASEPATHIAKRRGTCCSHDDFEDARRVAERMDFPFYVIDLRADFNARVIDNFVSEYLGGRTPNPCVMCNREIKFDRLWSRARALDADYIATGHYARIHRDDRGTFHLLRAADDAKDQSYFLFSLGQAELSRTIFPLGNMTKAEVRARARELGLATADKPESQEICFVPDGDYARFVERNSAPAAIRTGRIVDAEGRALASHDGLHRFTVGQRRGLGIATGDRLYVREIRAESGEVVVGRRGELDSAGLIASRVSMVDESIASRGETMVEVKIRYRHAAIPASFNLEADGRAEVRFIDGGPAVTPGQACVFYRGDEVLGGGFIERALEA